In Mycobacterium sp. Aquia_216, a genomic segment contains:
- a CDS encoding tetratricopeptide repeat protein → MAVPRGELEPYYDLGSYHRAVDTPSVQAQLWFDRGMVWAYAFNHEEAVRCFEQALGLDPDLAIARWGIAYSVGPNYNKAWDAFDPVELAASLTRARDELRLAIGGRATAVERGLIEALAARFPTDDVTDTAALTAGNASYAAAMVDLASAYPGDIDVAALAADALVNVTAWALWDTRTGEPAPGSRVVEAKRILQTALRTAAGRAHPGILHLYLHTMELSAHPEEALPAADLLRGLVPDAGHLEHMPTHIDVLCGDYRSAVVSNVEAVRADRRFLEREGPLNFYSAYRAHDLHFVVYAAMFSGQFRVALEAADELAQQLTPEVLSVESPPMADWLEAFVPLRVHVFVRFGRWADLIAESLPNDQDLYCTTTATIHYGRGVAHAAKGQLVQANAEREAFIAAYARIPASRYLFNNTSRDILAVAGAMLDGEIAYRQGDFDLAFQHLRRAIQLDDNLPYDEPWGWMQPTRHAYGALLLEQGRVAEAAAVYAADLGFDPTVRRCCQHPKNVWSLHGYHECLRRLGRTAEATIIEQQLTLARTYADVAITASCACRLGADTS, encoded by the coding sequence GTGGCGGTCCCACGCGGCGAGCTCGAGCCCTACTATGACCTCGGCTCCTACCACCGGGCCGTCGATACGCCGTCGGTTCAGGCGCAGCTGTGGTTCGACCGGGGCATGGTGTGGGCGTACGCGTTCAACCACGAAGAGGCAGTGCGGTGCTTTGAGCAGGCGCTCGGCCTGGACCCCGATCTCGCCATCGCGCGATGGGGCATCGCCTACTCGGTGGGCCCCAACTACAACAAAGCCTGGGACGCGTTTGACCCGGTCGAGCTGGCAGCCTCGCTGACCCGGGCGCGTGACGAGCTGCGGCTGGCGATCGGCGGGCGCGCGACGGCCGTTGAGCGCGGCCTGATCGAGGCGCTGGCTGCTCGCTTTCCGACCGACGACGTGACTGACACCGCGGCGCTGACCGCCGGTAACGCCTCGTACGCCGCAGCGATGGTGGACCTAGCGTCGGCCTATCCGGGCGATATCGACGTTGCGGCGCTGGCCGCGGACGCGCTGGTCAACGTGACGGCATGGGCACTGTGGGACACCCGCACCGGGGAGCCCGCCCCAGGTTCCCGAGTGGTCGAGGCCAAGCGGATTCTGCAGACGGCGTTGCGGACGGCCGCCGGCCGGGCCCACCCGGGCATCCTGCACCTCTACCTGCACACGATGGAGCTATCCGCCCACCCCGAAGAGGCGCTACCGGCGGCCGATCTGCTGCGCGGGCTGGTACCCGACGCCGGCCACCTCGAACACATGCCGACCCATATCGATGTGCTGTGCGGCGACTATCGCAGCGCGGTGGTGTCGAATGTGGAAGCGGTGCGTGCGGATCGGCGGTTTCTCGAACGCGAAGGACCGCTGAACTTTTATTCGGCTTACCGAGCGCACGACTTGCACTTCGTCGTCTACGCGGCGATGTTCTCGGGTCAATTCCGTGTCGCGCTGGAGGCCGCCGATGAACTCGCCCAGCAGCTCACACCGGAAGTGCTGTCCGTCGAATCACCGCCGATGGCCGACTGGCTGGAGGCCTTCGTTCCGCTTCGGGTGCACGTTTTTGTCCGCTTCGGCCGTTGGGCAGACCTGATAGCGGAGTCTTTGCCGAACGATCAGGATTTGTACTGCACCACGACGGCGACGATTCACTACGGGCGCGGTGTGGCTCACGCCGCCAAAGGTCAACTGGTGCAAGCAAATGCCGAGCGTGAAGCCTTCATCGCGGCGTATGCTCGCATTCCTGCGTCACGGTATTTGTTCAACAACACCAGTCGCGACATCCTCGCGGTGGCCGGCGCGATGCTGGACGGCGAAATCGCTTACCGTCAAGGGGATTTCGATCTGGCGTTCCAACATCTTCGGCGCGCGATTCAACTCGACGACAACTTGCCTTATGACGAGCCCTGGGGCTGGATGCAACCGACCCGCCACGCCTATGGCGCGCTGCTGCTGGAGCAGGGTCGGGTGGCCGAGGCGGCCGCCGTCTACGCGGCCGATCTCGGCTTCGACCCGACGGTGCGCAGATGCTGCCAACATCCGAAAAATGTGTGGAGCCTGCACGGATACCACGAGTGCCTGCGGCGTCTCGGCCGCACCGCGGAGGCGACGATCATCGAGCAGCAACTGACGCTGGCCCGCACGTACGCCGACGTCGCGATCACCGCGTCGTGTGCGTGCCGCCTAGGGGCCGACACCAGCTAA
- a CDS encoding epoxyqueuosine reductase, which translates to MSEKLPARLAQHPTVQKVRSRPTRKPGVLDADWLRQLCLDAGVDDVAFASVDNPDLASEVEHVEAALPGTRSYISLVVKMNRDNIRSTARSVANQEFHRSGELLNEAAYRIVRRLQDAGYRVLNPSATFPMEMDNYPGRIWVVAHKPVAVAAGLGVMGIHRNVIHPKFGNFILLGTILVDTPISSYGQPLDYSPCLECKLCVAACPVGAIGKDGSFDWLACSTHNYREFMGGFTDWVQTVADSTDAADFRSRVTDSENASMWQSLSFKPNYKAAYCLAVCPAGEDVIEPYLDNRKGFMDLVLKPLQDKKETLYVLPNSKAKEYAERRYPHKPVKVVDGGR; encoded by the coding sequence ATGAGCGAGAAACTCCCGGCTCGGCTGGCGCAACACCCCACCGTGCAAAAGGTGCGGTCGCGCCCGACGCGGAAACCCGGCGTGCTCGATGCGGATTGGCTGCGGCAGCTGTGCCTGGACGCGGGCGTCGACGACGTGGCGTTCGCCAGTGTCGACAACCCGGACCTGGCCTCGGAGGTCGAGCACGTCGAGGCCGCGTTGCCGGGGACGAGGAGTTACATCTCGCTGGTGGTCAAGATGAACCGCGACAACATCCGTTCGACGGCGCGAAGCGTCGCCAACCAGGAGTTTCACCGCAGCGGCGAGTTGCTCAACGAGGCGGCCTACCGCATCGTCCGTCGACTGCAGGATGCCGGCTATCGGGTGCTGAACCCGTCGGCGACCTTTCCGATGGAGATGGACAACTACCCCGGACGCATCTGGGTGGTGGCGCACAAACCCGTCGCCGTGGCCGCGGGCTTGGGCGTGATGGGCATCCACCGCAACGTCATTCACCCGAAGTTCGGCAACTTCATCCTGCTGGGCACGATCCTGGTGGACACGCCGATCAGCAGCTATGGCCAGCCGCTGGACTACAGCCCGTGCCTTGAATGCAAGTTGTGCGTGGCGGCCTGCCCGGTTGGCGCGATCGGCAAGGACGGCAGCTTCGATTGGCTGGCGTGTTCGACGCACAACTACCGCGAGTTCATGGGCGGCTTCACCGATTGGGTGCAGACGGTGGCCGACAGCACCGACGCGGCCGATTTCCGTTCGCGGGTAACCGATTCGGAGAACGCGTCGATGTGGCAGAGCCTGTCGTTCAAGCCCAACTACAAGGCGGCCTACTGCCTGGCGGTGTGCCCGGCCGGCGAGGATGTCATCGAGCCCTACCTGGACAACCGCAAGGGTTTCATGGACCTGGTGTTAAAACCGTTGCAGGACAAGAAGGAAACCCTCTACGTCCTGCCGAATTCCAAGGCCAAGGAGTACGCGGAACGCCGCTATCCGCACAAGCCGGTGAAAGTCGTCGACGGCGGGCGTTAG
- a CDS encoding DUF899 family protein, with protein sequence MSPNNPALPPIVDDRTWRAKLDELRTREKAATRELDAIAAQRRRLPMVELPDYTLIGSDGHIRLVDVFGGRSQLISYHHMWSDGAQWQCGGCTGFTSQFTRLEFLDNYDARFVIVTNGPIEEALAYKHKVGNRMSWYSSSQSSFGADMDAPPGGGFAVNVFLRDGDTVYRTWHTNGRGTEHLSHSFPLIDVLPWGRQEEWLDSPAGWPSRPTYSGWLDSPDIARVYGPQS encoded by the coding sequence ATGTCCCCGAACAACCCGGCCCTACCGCCGATCGTCGACGACCGGACCTGGCGCGCCAAGCTCGACGAACTGCGCACCCGCGAGAAGGCCGCCACCCGCGAACTGGATGCGATCGCCGCCCAACGGCGCCGGCTACCGATGGTCGAGTTACCCGACTACACCCTGATCGGATCGGATGGGCACATCCGCCTCGTCGACGTGTTCGGTGGCCGCTCGCAGCTCATCAGCTACCACCACATGTGGTCCGACGGCGCGCAGTGGCAGTGCGGCGGGTGCACCGGTTTCACGTCGCAGTTCACCCGCTTGGAGTTCCTTGACAACTACGATGCCCGCTTCGTCATCGTCACCAACGGCCCGATCGAGGAAGCACTTGCCTACAAGCACAAGGTGGGCAATCGGATGTCGTGGTACTCGTCGTCGCAGAGCTCGTTCGGCGCCGACATGGACGCGCCCCCGGGCGGGGGCTTCGCGGTCAACGTGTTCCTGCGCGACGGCGACACGGTGTACCGCACCTGGCACACGAACGGACGCGGCACCGAACACCTCAGCCACTCGTTTCCACTGATCGACGTATTGCCGTGGGGCCGCCAGGAAGAATGGCTCGATTCGCCCGCGGGCTGGCCGTCGCGACCCACCTACTCGGGTTGGTTGGACTCCCCCGACATCGCCCGCGTCTACGGGCCGCAGAGCTAA
- a CDS encoding class I SAM-dependent methyltransferase, whose translation MTQGTIPIVDDAQARYDLSDDFFRLFLDRTQTYSCAYFERDDMTLEEAQIAKIDLALAALDLRPGMTLLDVACGWGTTMRRAVEKYDVNVVGLTPSSDQAAHVQKMFDEMDTQRSKWVMLQGWEEFSEPVDRIVSIGAFEPGRHDRYDDLFEMAYTVLPDDGVMFLHMITGLPSIDPVEQHAAEAGFTLTLREPLQPHYVKTLDLWTAALEAHKAQAIEMQSEEVYQRYLNYLTGRANAFRTGQIDVNQVTLEKN comes from the coding sequence ATGACTCAGGGGACGATCCCCATCGTCGACGATGCGCAGGCGCGCTACGACCTATCCGACGATTTTTTCCGCCTCTTCCTGGATCGCACCCAGACTTACAGTTGCGCGTATTTCGAACGCGATGACATGACGCTCGAAGAGGCTCAAATCGCCAAAATCGATTTGGCGCTGGCCGCACTGGATCTGCGCCCCGGCATGACACTGCTCGACGTCGCCTGCGGCTGGGGGACCACGATGCGCCGGGCCGTCGAGAAATACGACGTCAACGTCGTCGGCCTGACACCGTCCAGCGACCAGGCCGCCCACGTGCAGAAGATGTTCGACGAGATGGACACCCAGCGCAGCAAGTGGGTGATGCTGCAGGGCTGGGAGGAGTTCAGCGAGCCCGTCGACCGGATCGTGTCCATCGGGGCGTTCGAGCCCGGCCGTCACGACCGGTACGACGACTTGTTCGAAATGGCCTACACGGTCCTGCCCGACGATGGCGTCATGTTCTTGCACATGATCACCGGATTGCCGTCGATCGACCCGGTGGAGCAGCATGCGGCCGAAGCGGGTTTCACCCTGACCCTGCGCGAGCCGTTGCAGCCGCATTACGTCAAGACCCTCGACCTGTGGACCGCGGCGCTCGAGGCGCATAAGGCCCAAGCCATCGAGATGCAGTCCGAAGAGGTCTACCAGCGATACCTGAACTACCTGACCGGGCGGGCCAACGCGTTTCGCACCGGCCAAATCGACGTCAACCAGGTAACTCTCGAGAAAAACTGA
- a CDS encoding C39 family peptidase: MARTLTTTVATAMQAVAVLCAAAATSTVTWAATAHATSGPPVPDADHEVGMYGDPAAAAPYWRQQHASDCGEMAVADVVGEITGRQPTERQITDVAENTSSATGSGPIWNPPGNTDIRDLPLLLWHYWIRSDNIQSNVAALQQDLADKHKVIALVNAETIWHRPGNRARANHFVVVTGIDTKAGVVHLNDSGIIAGRDEQVSIATFEQAWAPNHNSAVVTK; this comes from the coding sequence ATGGCCCGCACTTTGACGACCACGGTCGCCACGGCCATGCAAGCCGTCGCGGTGTTGTGTGCGGCCGCCGCGACGTCGACGGTCACGTGGGCCGCCACGGCTCACGCCACCTCGGGCCCCCCTGTGCCGGACGCCGACCACGAGGTGGGGATGTACGGCGACCCCGCGGCCGCTGCGCCCTACTGGCGCCAGCAACATGCTTCCGACTGTGGCGAGATGGCCGTGGCCGATGTCGTCGGCGAGATCACCGGGCGTCAGCCGACCGAACGACAGATCACGGATGTGGCCGAAAATACTTCGAGTGCAACAGGTTCCGGGCCGATATGGAACCCACCGGGCAATACCGACATCCGAGATCTGCCGCTGCTGCTTTGGCACTACTGGATCAGGTCCGACAACATCCAGTCCAATGTCGCTGCCTTGCAACAGGATCTGGCGGACAAGCACAAGGTGATCGCCCTCGTCAATGCCGAGACCATTTGGCATCGGCCCGGCAACCGCGCCCGGGCAAATCACTTTGTGGTGGTCACCGGCATCGACACCAAGGCCGGTGTGGTGCACCTCAACGACAGCGGCATCATCGCCGGCCGCGACGAGCAGGTGTCCATCGCCACCTTCGAGCAGGCGTGGGCCCCCAACCATAACTCCGCCGTCGTGACGAAGTGA
- a CDS encoding sulfate ABC transporter substrate-binding protein codes for MVDDIGIARRWRHVVSLLSVIGLVAACAGGASDVVGGAGLSSANTKITLVAYSVPEPGWSSVIPAFNLTQEGKGVQVIASYAASADQSRGVVEGKPADIVNFSVEPDITRLVKAGKVSADWDKGAGHGNPFGSVVTLVVRKGNPKNIRDWDDLLRPGIEVITPSPLSSGSAKWNLLAPYAAKSRGGADAQAGIDFISRLVHEHVKLRPGSGRIATAVFAEGSGDVLISYENEAIAAERQGKPVEHLIPPQTFKIENPVAVVSTSAHLDAATAFKNFQYTAAAQKLWAQAGFRSIDPAVTASFRDQYPVPVKLWTIDELGGWSTADSQLFDKNTGSITKVYMQATG; via the coding sequence ATGGTTGACGACATCGGTATCGCTCGGCGCTGGCGTCATGTCGTCTCGTTGCTCTCCGTCATCGGTCTGGTGGCGGCGTGTGCGGGTGGCGCCAGCGATGTGGTGGGCGGCGCCGGTCTGAGCAGTGCGAACACCAAGATCACCCTGGTCGCGTATTCCGTTCCAGAACCCGGGTGGAGCAGTGTGATTCCGGCGTTCAATCTCACCCAAGAGGGCAAGGGTGTGCAGGTGATCGCCTCCTACGCTGCGTCTGCCGACCAGTCCCGTGGCGTCGTCGAAGGAAAACCGGCCGACATCGTGAACTTCTCGGTCGAGCCCGACATCACCCGATTGGTGAAGGCGGGAAAGGTCTCCGCGGATTGGGACAAAGGTGCCGGCCATGGCAATCCATTCGGGTCGGTAGTGACTTTGGTTGTGCGCAAGGGCAATCCGAAGAACATCAGAGACTGGGACGATCTGCTGCGGCCCGGCATCGAGGTCATCACCCCCAGTCCGCTGAGCTCGGGTTCGGCGAAGTGGAACCTGCTCGCGCCGTACGCCGCCAAAAGCCGAGGTGGCGCGGATGCCCAGGCGGGCATCGATTTCATCAGCAGGTTGGTGCACGAGCACGTCAAGTTGCGTCCCGGGTCGGGCCGGATCGCCACCGCGGTCTTCGCCGAAGGCAGCGGCGACGTACTGATCAGTTACGAGAACGAAGCCATTGCCGCCGAGCGGCAGGGCAAACCCGTGGAGCACCTCATCCCGCCCCAAACCTTCAAGATCGAGAATCCGGTAGCCGTGGTCAGTACCAGCGCGCACCTCGATGCCGCGACCGCATTCAAGAACTTCCAGTACACGGCCGCGGCCCAGAAGCTCTGGGCGCAAGCGGGTTTCCGGTCGATCGATCCGGCCGTCACCGCCAGTTTCCGGGACCAGTATCCAGTGCCGGTCAAACTGTGGACGATCGACGAACTCGGTGGGTGGAGCACGGCCGACTCGCAACTGTTCGACAAGAACACCGGCAGTATCACCAAGGTCTACATGCAGGCCACCGGATGA
- a CDS encoding ABC transporter permease, giving the protein MTTAIVPNPEAIRPELATPGSQLPEPPEGLRATTRPGLTSLRVGVTTLWLSVIVLLPLAAIAWQSVGGGWQAFWLAVTSHAAVESFRVTLGISVVVTVLDVFFGLATAWVLVRDNFVGKGLIDALIDLPFALPTIVTSLVMLALYGKNSPVHVHLQHTPPGVAMALAFVTLPLVVRAVQPVLLELDRDVEEAAASLGAGGPKVFTTIVLPSLVPSLFTGAGLAFSRCIAEFGSVVTIGGAVPGKTEVSSQWIRSLIENDDRTGAAAISIVLLTISFTVLVLLRIVGGRAAKREEQAA; this is encoded by the coding sequence ATGACAACCGCGATAGTTCCGAATCCGGAGGCGATCCGGCCCGAGCTGGCGACGCCCGGTAGCCAACTTCCGGAGCCGCCGGAAGGACTGCGGGCGACGACCAGGCCGGGTCTGACGTCACTTCGCGTGGGGGTGACCACGCTGTGGTTGTCGGTGATCGTGCTGCTGCCGTTGGCCGCCATTGCCTGGCAGTCCGTCGGCGGCGGCTGGCAGGCTTTCTGGCTGGCGGTCACGTCGCATGCCGCGGTGGAGTCGTTTCGGGTGACGCTGGGAATTTCCGTCGTGGTGACCGTCCTCGACGTGTTTTTCGGGCTGGCGACAGCCTGGGTACTGGTGCGTGACAACTTCGTCGGGAAAGGGCTGATCGATGCCCTGATCGACTTGCCGTTCGCGCTGCCGACCATCGTGACCAGCCTGGTGATGCTGGCCCTCTACGGCAAGAACAGTCCGGTGCACGTTCATCTGCAGCACACGCCCCCCGGGGTCGCGATGGCGCTGGCATTCGTCACGCTGCCCTTGGTGGTGCGTGCCGTCCAGCCGGTACTGCTCGAGCTCGATCGGGATGTCGAGGAGGCCGCGGCATCGCTGGGTGCCGGCGGCCCAAAAGTCTTCACGACAATCGTGCTGCCGTCCCTGGTCCCATCCCTGTTCACCGGTGCCGGGCTGGCGTTTTCACGGTGCATCGCCGAGTTCGGCTCGGTGGTGACCATCGGTGGCGCCGTTCCGGGCAAGACCGAAGTCTCGTCACAGTGGATCCGTTCCTTGATCGAGAATGACGACCGCACTGGCGCCGCGGCGATTTCCATTGTGCTGTTGACGATCTCGTTTACCGTGCTGGTGCTGTTACGGATCGTGGGCGGTCGAGCGGCCAAGCGTGAGGAGCAGGCCGCGTGA
- the cysW gene encoding sulfate ABC transporter permease subunit CysW — protein MRSSLWARYLTRSVTLAYIGVMLIVPVSIILWRTFRPGIDQFYAWISTPAAISALHLSLLVVAIVVPLNVIFGVLTSLLLARSRFRGRAALQALVDLPFAVSPIIVGVALILLWGSAGALGFVENDLGIKIIFGLPGLILVSIFVTLPFVVREVQPVLQEVGTEQEQAAATLGSGPWQTFWRITLPTIRWGLIYGTVLTTARTLGEFGGVIMVSSNLPGESQTLTLLVNDRYARGADYGAYALSTMLMGVAVVFLIVKTILLIRRKRAKAPA, from the coding sequence GTGAGGTCGTCATTGTGGGCCCGCTACCTCACCCGATCGGTGACGCTGGCCTATATCGGCGTGATGCTCATCGTTCCGGTGTCGATCATTTTGTGGCGGACATTCCGGCCGGGGATTGATCAGTTCTACGCGTGGATCAGCACGCCGGCGGCGATCTCGGCGCTGCACCTGTCGCTTCTGGTGGTCGCCATCGTGGTGCCGCTGAATGTGATCTTCGGTGTGCTCACGTCATTGTTGCTCGCGCGCAGCCGATTCCGCGGCAGGGCCGCGCTGCAGGCACTCGTCGATCTGCCCTTCGCGGTGTCGCCCATCATCGTGGGGGTGGCCCTGATCCTGCTGTGGGGGTCGGCCGGCGCGCTGGGATTCGTCGAAAACGACCTCGGAATCAAGATCATCTTCGGCTTGCCCGGCCTCATCCTGGTCAGCATTTTCGTCACCTTGCCGTTCGTGGTGCGAGAGGTCCAACCGGTGCTGCAGGAGGTGGGAACCGAGCAGGAACAGGCGGCCGCAACGCTGGGCTCGGGCCCGTGGCAGACGTTTTGGCGGATAACCCTGCCGACCATCCGCTGGGGCCTGATCTACGGCACGGTGCTGACCACCGCACGCACGCTTGGCGAATTCGGCGGGGTCATTATGGTGTCGTCCAACTTGCCGGGGGAGTCGCAAACCCTGACGCTGCTGGTGAACGATCGCTACGCCCGCGGAGCCGACTACGGCGCCTACGCGCTGTCCACGATGCTGATGGGCGTCGCCGTGGTGTTCCTGATCGTCAAGACGATTCTGTTGATTCGCCGGAAACGGGCAAAGGCGCCGGCCTGA
- a CDS encoding glutamine synthetase III family protein has protein sequence MSGNSVRLQAINNVEAYIPPAVSFVPGEAPGEIFGSNVFTKAEMQARLPKSVFKSVVATIDKGTKLDPAVADAVAVAMKDWAVEKGATHYAHVFYPMTGLTAEKHDSFLDPVGDGTTLAEFAGKTLIQGEPDASSFPSGGLRSTFEARGYTGWDATSPAYILENPNGNTLCIPTVFVSMTGEALDYKTPLLRSQQAMGVHAERILKLFGHKDLNHVVSFCGPEQEYFLVDRHFFLARPDLVNAGRTLFGAKPPKGQEFDDHYFGAVPERVLGFMMDTERELFKLGIPAKTRHNEVAPGQFEIAPMFERANIASDHQQLLMTVFKTIAKKHGMECLFHEKPFAGVNGSGKHVNFSLGNSELGSLLVPGDTPHENAQFLVFCAAVIRAVHKFSGLLRVSVASATNDHRLGANEAPPAIISIFLGEQLADVFEQIAKGAATSSKGKGTMIIGVDTLPPLPTDPGDRNRTSPFAFTGNRFEFRAPGSGQTVAVPLIVLNTIMADSLDYMAGVLEEAVAAGEDFDHAVQKLLTEVITEHGAVVFNGDGYAENWQIEAAERGLPNLKTTLDAIPELIKPDAIELFAKYGVFNERELHSRYEVRLEQYALTVAVEAKLALELGTTVILPAAIRYQTELAQNVAALKKAGVEPNTAVLEAVSTPIADLAAGLASLKSALSDHSAESALDEATHAQEALLPAMEAVRAAADILESVVADDLWPLPTYQEMLYIL, from the coding sequence TTGAGCGGAAACTCAGTACGCCTGCAGGCGATCAACAACGTCGAGGCATACATCCCCCCGGCCGTCAGCTTCGTTCCCGGTGAAGCCCCGGGCGAGATCTTCGGCTCTAACGTCTTCACCAAGGCCGAGATGCAGGCGCGGCTGCCCAAATCGGTGTTCAAGTCGGTCGTGGCGACGATCGACAAAGGCACCAAGCTTGACCCCGCGGTGGCCGACGCGGTCGCGGTGGCCATGAAGGACTGGGCAGTGGAGAAGGGCGCCACCCACTACGCGCACGTTTTCTACCCGATGACCGGCCTGACCGCCGAGAAGCACGACAGCTTCCTGGATCCCGTCGGCGACGGGACCACGCTCGCCGAGTTCGCCGGCAAGACACTCATCCAGGGCGAGCCCGATGCCTCCAGCTTCCCGTCGGGTGGGCTACGCAGCACCTTCGAGGCGCGCGGCTACACCGGCTGGGACGCCACCAGCCCCGCCTACATCCTGGAGAACCCGAACGGCAACACACTGTGCATCCCAACGGTGTTCGTCTCGATGACCGGTGAGGCTCTGGACTACAAGACGCCGCTACTGCGCAGCCAGCAGGCCATGGGCGTGCACGCCGAGCGCATTCTGAAGCTGTTCGGTCACAAGGATCTCAATCACGTCGTCTCGTTCTGCGGCCCGGAGCAGGAGTACTTCCTGGTCGACCGGCACTTCTTCCTGGCGCGACCGGACCTGGTCAACGCCGGACGCACCCTGTTCGGCGCCAAGCCACCGAAGGGTCAGGAGTTCGACGACCACTACTTCGGTGCGGTCCCCGAGCGTGTCCTCGGCTTCATGATGGACACCGAGCGCGAGCTGTTCAAACTCGGTATTCCCGCCAAGACCCGGCACAACGAGGTGGCCCCGGGCCAGTTCGAGATCGCGCCGATGTTCGAGCGGGCCAACATCGCCTCCGACCACCAGCAGCTGCTGATGACGGTATTCAAGACGATCGCGAAGAAGCACGGCATGGAATGCTTATTCCACGAGAAGCCTTTCGCCGGTGTCAACGGATCCGGCAAACACGTCAACTTCTCGTTGGGCAACTCCGAGCTGGGCTCGCTGCTGGTCCCGGGCGACACCCCGCACGAGAACGCCCAGTTCCTGGTGTTCTGCGCCGCCGTGATTCGCGCCGTCCACAAATTCTCGGGGCTGCTCCGCGTCTCGGTCGCGTCGGCCACCAACGACCACCGGCTGGGCGCTAACGAGGCGCCGCCCGCGATCATCTCGATCTTCCTCGGCGAGCAGCTCGCCGACGTGTTCGAGCAGATCGCCAAGGGCGCGGCAACGTCGTCAAAGGGTAAGGGCACCATGATCATTGGCGTCGACACCCTGCCGCCGCTGCCGACCGATCCGGGTGACCGCAACCGCACCAGCCCGTTCGCGTTCACCGGTAACCGGTTCGAGTTCCGGGCGCCCGGCTCGGGGCAGACGGTTGCCGTGCCGTTGATCGTGCTCAACACGATCATGGCCGACTCGTTGGACTACATGGCGGGCGTTCTGGAAGAAGCCGTCGCCGCCGGCGAGGACTTCGACCACGCGGTGCAGAAACTGCTGACCGAGGTCATCACCGAGCACGGCGCGGTGGTCTTCAACGGCGACGGTTACGCGGAGAACTGGCAGATCGAAGCGGCCGAGCGCGGCCTGCCGAACTTGAAGACCACGCTGGACGCCATTCCGGAGCTGATCAAGCCGGATGCGATCGAACTCTTCGCGAAATACGGGGTGTTCAACGAACGCGAGCTGCACAGCCGCTACGAGGTGCGTCTCGAGCAGTACGCGCTGACCGTTGCGGTCGAGGCCAAGCTGGCGTTGGAGCTCGGGACGACGGTCATCCTGCCCGCCGCGATTCGCTACCAGACCGAGCTCGCGCAGAACGTCGCCGCTTTGAAGAAGGCCGGTGTGGAGCCGAACACCGCTGTGTTGGAGGCGGTTTCGACGCCGATCGCCGATCTGGCGGCGGGCCTGGCCTCGCTGAAGTCGGCCCTGTCGGATCACTCGGCAGAGTCGGCACTCGACGAGGCCACGCATGCCCAGGAGGCGCTGCTGCCGGCGATGGAAGCGGTGCGTGCCGCCGCCGACATACTGGAAAGCGTTGTCGCCGACGACCTGTGGCCGCTACCCACCTACCAGGAGATGCTCTACATCCTCTGA